In Kitasatospora sp. NA04385, a single genomic region encodes these proteins:
- a CDS encoding thiamine pyrophosphate-dependent enzyme, translating into MARTVARVIVDALVDLEVRHVFGVVGDALNPLTDAIRTTEGVEWVGCRHEEAAAFAAGAQSQLSGGLGVCMGTVGPGSVHLLNGLYDAAKSRTPVLAIAGQVPSAEIGGDYFQEVDNDLLFRDVAVFRATVSSPEQLPRLLEAAVRAALAERGVAVLTVPGDLGERELPDDRPARFPRTRPVTRPDDEGVRRAAELINAGERVTLLVGRGAREAGARVRELAERLAAPMVLTLKAKEGFEDDNPYQVGQTGLIGNPAAAHALDSCDTLVLLGTDFPYRDWYPEGRRTVQIDLDERHLGRRTPVDVGLAGDTGATLDALLPLLDAVGDRSHLEAARRRFDEWQEGQRKLADPRHDHRLLGRLRSALDNRGGDVRPEALAAAVDAAAADDAVFTSDTGMATVWLSRFVTMRGGRRLLGSYNLGSMANAMPQALGAQLHYPDRQVVAFCGDGGLSMLLGDLMTIRTHRLPVKLVVFDNRRLGMVKLEQEQSGLPEFGTELDNPDFAAVATALGLTGIRVTGPDELADGVRRAFETPGPVLLDVLTNPQEIAVPAKPTVGQGWGFAIAKLQETLRSHGG; encoded by the coding sequence GTGGCACGTACCGTGGCCCGCGTGATCGTCGACGCCCTGGTGGACTTGGAGGTCCGGCACGTCTTCGGCGTGGTCGGCGACGCCCTGAACCCGCTGACGGACGCCATTCGCACCACCGAGGGCGTCGAGTGGGTGGGCTGCCGGCACGAGGAGGCGGCGGCCTTCGCGGCGGGCGCCCAGTCGCAGCTGTCCGGGGGCCTGGGCGTGTGCATGGGCACCGTCGGCCCCGGCTCGGTGCACCTGCTGAACGGCCTGTACGACGCGGCGAAGAGCCGCACGCCGGTGCTGGCGATCGCCGGGCAGGTGCCGTCGGCGGAGATCGGCGGCGACTACTTCCAGGAGGTCGACAACGACCTGCTGTTCCGGGACGTCGCGGTGTTCCGGGCCACCGTCTCCTCCCCCGAGCAGCTGCCCCGGCTGCTGGAGGCGGCGGTGCGGGCGGCGCTGGCCGAGCGCGGGGTGGCGGTGCTGACCGTGCCGGGGGACCTGGGCGAGCGGGAGCTGCCCGACGACCGCCCGGCGCGCTTCCCGCGCACCCGCCCGGTGACCCGCCCCGACGACGAGGGCGTGCGGCGGGCCGCCGAGCTGATCAACGCCGGGGAGCGGGTGACGCTGCTGGTGGGCCGCGGCGCCCGGGAGGCCGGGGCGCGGGTGCGGGAGCTGGCCGAGCGGCTGGCGGCGCCGATGGTGCTGACCCTGAAGGCCAAGGAGGGCTTCGAGGACGACAACCCTTACCAGGTCGGCCAGACCGGCCTGATCGGCAACCCGGCCGCCGCGCACGCCCTGGACTCCTGCGACACCCTGGTGCTGCTCGGCACCGACTTCCCGTACCGCGACTGGTACCCGGAGGGCCGCCGGACGGTGCAGATCGACCTGGACGAGCGCCACCTCGGCCGCCGCACCCCGGTGGACGTCGGCCTGGCGGGCGACACCGGGGCCACCCTGGACGCGCTGCTGCCACTGCTGGACGCGGTCGGGGACCGCTCGCACCTGGAGGCGGCCCGGCGGCGGTTCGACGAGTGGCAGGAGGGCCAGCGCAAGCTGGCCGACCCCCGGCACGACCACCGCCTGCTGGGCCGGCTGCGCAGCGCGCTGGACAACCGGGGCGGCGACGTCCGCCCGGAGGCGCTCGCGGCGGCGGTGGACGCGGCGGCGGCCGACGACGCGGTGTTCACCTCCGACACCGGCATGGCCACGGTCTGGCTGTCGCGCTTCGTGACGATGCGCGGCGGGCGGCGGCTGCTGGGCTCCTACAACCTGGGCTCGATGGCCAACGCGATGCCGCAGGCGCTGGGCGCCCAACTGCACTACCCGGACCGGCAAGTGGTGGCGTTCTGCGGGGACGGCGGCCTGAGCATGCTGCTCGGCGACCTGATGACAATCAGGACGCACCGGCTGCCGGTGAAGCTGGTGGTGTTCGACAACCGGCGGCTCGGCATGGTCAAGCTGGAGCAGGAGCAGTCGGGGCTGCCGGAGTTCGGCACCGAGCTGGACAATCCGGACTTCGCGGCGGTGGCGACCGCGCTGGGCCTGACCGGCATCCGGGTCACCGGCCCGGACGAGCTGGCGGACGGCGTCCGGCGGGCCTTCGAGACGCCCGGGCCGGTGCTGCTGGACGTGCTGACCAACCCGCAGGAGATCGCCGTCCCGGCGAAGCCGACCGTGGGACAGGGCTGGGGCTTCGCGATCGCCAAGCTCCAGGAGACGCTGCGCAGCCATGGCGGGTGA
- a CDS encoding helix-turn-helix transcriptional regulator codes for MSDNELGLFLRTRREAVTPAEVGLPAGPRRRTPGLRRAELATLAGVSVEYVTRLEQGRDRHPSAPVLSALADALRLGTAERVHLHRLSKALDGRFSCTGGAAPNRSVRPTVRALLEHLEPAPALVLNRIGEVLACTPAYRRLAGPIGLLDGEWPNLVRYVFTDPRARNAYPDWSRTADQQVAALKQGPGRSDVQVAALMDELEVSAGAEFTDRLASLPGLPDATGTERLLHPEAGELRLSYETLQLPADDDQRLLVHLPADPATAAALDRLAGRRPGALRVVSA; via the coding sequence GTGAGCGACAACGAGTTGGGACTGTTCCTGCGCACCCGCCGGGAGGCCGTCACCCCGGCCGAGGTGGGCCTGCCGGCCGGGCCGCGCCGCCGGACGCCCGGTCTGCGGCGGGCGGAGCTGGCGACGCTGGCGGGGGTGAGCGTCGAGTACGTGACCCGGCTGGAGCAGGGGCGCGACCGCCACCCGTCCGCGCCGGTGCTCTCCGCGCTGGCCGACGCGCTGCGCCTGGGCACGGCGGAGCGGGTCCACCTGCACCGGCTGAGCAAGGCGCTGGACGGGAGGTTCAGCTGCACCGGCGGCGCGGCGCCGAACCGGTCCGTGCGCCCCACCGTGCGGGCGCTGCTGGAGCACCTGGAGCCCGCACCGGCGCTGGTGCTCAACCGGATCGGCGAGGTCCTCGCCTGCACCCCGGCCTACCGGCGGCTGGCCGGGCCGATCGGCCTGCTGGACGGCGAGTGGCCGAACCTGGTCCGCTACGTCTTCACCGACCCGCGGGCCCGGAACGCCTACCCGGACTGGTCGCGGACGGCCGACCAGCAGGTGGCCGCGCTCAAGCAGGGCCCGGGCCGTTCGGACGTCCAAGTGGCGGCGCTGATGGACGAGTTGGAGGTCTCGGCGGGGGCGGAGTTCACCGACCGGCTGGCGAGCCTGCCCGGCCTGCCGGACGCCACCGGCACCGAGCGGCTGCTCCACCCGGAGGCGGGCGAGCTACGGCTGTCCTACGAGACGCTCCAGCTGCCCGCCGACGACGACCAGCGCCTGCTGGTCCACCTGCCCGCCGACCCGGCGACCGCCGCCGCCCTCGACCGCCTGGCCGGCCGCCGACCGGGCGCCCTGCGGGTGGTCTCCGCCTAG
- a CDS encoding UDP-N-acetylglucosamine 1-carboxyvinyltransferase produces the protein MSEDYLSRIGKLVRAARTHKGWTQSQLAAALGTTQSAVARIESGGQNIGLDLVARIGEALDSEIVSLGVAGPMNLRVVGGRPLSGSIEVRTSKNACVALLAASLLTTGRTTLRRAARIEEVYRLLEVLASIGVRHRWTNGGTDLEITPPAELDLSGMDEDAARRTRSILMFLGPLLHRADHFEIPYAGGCDLGTRTVQPHLSALRQFGLHVSATTGTYRATVDREVSPQRPIVLTERGDTVTENVLLAAARHPGTTVIRNASANYMVQDLCFFLELLGVRVEGIGTTTLTVHGKAVIDADVDYAPSEDPVEAMSLLTAAVVTDSELTIRRVPIEFIEIELAVLDEMGLDCERGPEYPAANGRTRLTDLTVRPSKLVAPIDKIHPMPFPGINIDNLPFFAAIAACAHGTTLVHDWVYENRSVYLTELGRVGANVQLMDPHRVLVEGPTRWRAAEMMCPPALRPAMVLLLAMLAAEGTSVLRNVYVINRGYEDLAARLNSVGAQIEVFRDI, from the coding sequence GTGAGCGAAGACTACCTCTCCCGCATCGGCAAGCTCGTCCGCGCCGCCCGCACCCACAAGGGCTGGACGCAGAGCCAGCTCGCCGCGGCCCTCGGCACCACCCAGAGCGCCGTGGCCCGGATCGAGTCCGGCGGCCAGAACATCGGCCTGGACCTGGTCGCCCGGATCGGCGAGGCGCTCGACAGCGAGATCGTCTCGCTCGGCGTGGCCGGCCCGATGAACCTGCGGGTGGTCGGCGGCCGGCCGCTGTCCGGCAGCATCGAGGTCCGCACCAGCAAGAACGCCTGCGTCGCGCTGCTCGCCGCCTCCCTGCTCACCACCGGCCGCACCACCCTGCGGCGGGCCGCCCGGATCGAGGAGGTCTACCGCCTGCTGGAGGTCCTCGCCAGCATCGGCGTGCGCCACCGCTGGACCAACGGCGGCACCGACCTGGAGATCACCCCGCCCGCCGAACTCGACCTCTCCGGCATGGACGAGGACGCCGCCCGGCGCACCCGCAGCATCCTGATGTTCCTCGGCCCGCTGCTGCACCGCGCCGACCACTTCGAGATCCCCTACGCGGGCGGCTGCGACCTCGGCACCCGCACCGTCCAGCCGCACCTGTCGGCGCTGCGCCAGTTCGGACTGCACGTCAGCGCCACCACCGGCACCTACCGGGCCACCGTCGACCGCGAGGTCTCCCCGCAGCGCCCCATCGTGCTGACCGAGCGCGGCGACACCGTCACCGAGAACGTGCTGCTGGCCGCCGCCCGCCACCCCGGCACCACCGTCATCCGCAACGCCAGCGCCAACTACATGGTCCAGGACCTGTGCTTCTTCCTGGAACTGCTCGGCGTCCGGGTCGAGGGCATCGGCACCACCACGCTCACCGTGCACGGCAAGGCCGTCATCGACGCCGACGTCGACTACGCGCCCTCCGAGGACCCGGTCGAGGCGATGAGCCTGCTCACCGCCGCCGTCGTCACCGACTCCGAACTGACCATCCGCCGGGTGCCGATCGAGTTCATCGAGATCGAGCTCGCCGTCCTGGACGAGATGGGCCTCGACTGCGAGCGCGGCCCCGAGTACCCGGCCGCCAACGGCCGCACCCGGCTGACCGACCTGACCGTCCGGCCCTCCAAGCTGGTCGCGCCGATCGACAAGATCCACCCGATGCCGTTCCCCGGCATCAACATCGACAACCTGCCGTTCTTCGCCGCCATCGCCGCCTGCGCGCACGGCACCACCCTGGTCCACGACTGGGTGTACGAGAACCGCTCGGTCTACCTCACCGAACTCGGCCGGGTCGGCGCCAACGTCCAACTCATGGACCCGCACCGCGTCCTGGTCGAGGGCCCGACCCGCTGGCGCGCCGCCGAGATGATGTGCCCGCCCGCGCTGCGCCCTGCGATGGTGCTGCTGCTGGCGATGCTGGCCGCCGAGGGCACCTCCGTCCTGCGCAACGTCTACGTGATCAACCGCGGCTACGAGGACCTGGCCGCCCGCCTCAACTCGGTCGGCGCGCAGATCGAGGTCTTCCGCGACATCTGA
- a CDS encoding helix-turn-helix domain-containing protein — MAVRTEEPARVGPLLAQWRRRRRVSQLELANLAGVSARHVGFVETGRAQPSREMVLRLAEHLEVPLRERNALLMAAGYAPVFREKPLDDPAMRPVLEAVRRVLRGHHPYPALAVDGRWDIVASNAAFDLFTEGVAAHLLEPPVNALRLVLHPDGMAPRMVNLGQWRGKLLTRLARCAALDERLRPLYEELQGYPCDQPVPEVDVPGPDDIMVPLELRCGDQVLTFIATLATFGTARDVTISELLIESFFPADDRTAAHLNALTGPPPPPPPPELPSGAHLPGG, encoded by the coding sequence ATGGCGGTGCGCACGGAGGAACCGGCCCGGGTGGGGCCGCTGTTGGCGCAGTGGCGGCGGCGCAGGCGGGTCAGCCAGTTGGAGCTGGCCAACCTGGCGGGCGTCTCGGCGCGGCACGTCGGCTTCGTGGAGACCGGGCGCGCGCAGCCCAGCCGCGAGATGGTGCTGCGGCTGGCCGAGCACCTGGAGGTGCCACTGCGGGAGCGCAACGCGCTGCTGATGGCGGCCGGGTACGCGCCCGTGTTCCGGGAGAAGCCGCTCGACGACCCGGCGATGCGGCCGGTCCTGGAGGCGGTGCGGCGGGTGCTGCGCGGCCACCACCCCTACCCGGCCCTGGCGGTGGACGGCCGGTGGGACATCGTCGCCTCCAACGCCGCGTTCGACCTGTTCACCGAGGGCGTCGCCGCCCACCTGCTGGAACCGCCGGTGAACGCCCTGCGGCTGGTCCTGCACCCCGACGGGATGGCCCCCCGGATGGTCAACCTCGGCCAGTGGCGGGGCAAACTGCTCACCCGGCTCGCCCGCTGCGCGGCGCTCGACGAACGGCTCCGCCCGCTCTACGAGGAACTCCAGGGCTACCCGTGCGACCAGCCGGTGCCCGAGGTCGACGTCCCCGGCCCGGACGACATCATGGTCCCGCTCGAACTGCGCTGCGGCGACCAGGTGCTGACCTTCATCGCCACCCTCGCCACCTTCGGCACCGCCCGGGACGTGACCATCTCCGAACTGCTCATCGAGAGCTTCTTCCCGGCCGACGACCGCACCGCCGCCCACCTGAACGCCCTCACCGGCCCGCCCCCTCCTCCTCCTCCTCCTGAACTCCCGTCCGGGGCGCACCTACCTGGCGGGTAG
- a CDS encoding FMN-binding glutamate synthase family protein: MAAQSPSWWLPAVPLLALAALAVWDVLQRRHSVLRNYPLLGHLRFALEAVRPEVQQYFVERDVDGRPFDRDTRSIVYQRAKGTDAEEPFGTELDVYEPGREFLVPSLAPVAVPERAPRVRIGGPDCTKPYDMALLNVSAMSFGSLSANAVLALNAGAARGGFAHDTGEGGLSEYHLRPGGDLVWELGTGYFGCRTRDGGFDPAQFAEKAAHPQVKCLSLKLGQGAKPGIGGVLPGPKVNAEIAKVRGVPQGETVISPPYHRVFSTPRELVLFLARMRELADGKPVGFKLCVGSRRQFLAVCKAMLAEGVTPDFIVVDGAEGGTGAAPLEFADHVGTPLTEGLLTVRDALLGTGLRERIRIGASGKVATGGDLVKRLVQGADYTNAARAMMFALGCIQAQRCHTNTCPVGVTTQDPRRARALHVGDKSLRVARYQEATVKSALQIMAAMGVDDPARLHPEMLRRRLDQQAVRSYAELHPPMAPGRLLDEPPESWARDWHEADPDRFTV, encoded by the coding sequence GTGGCGGCGCAGTCGCCGTCCTGGTGGTTGCCGGCGGTGCCGCTGCTGGCGCTGGCGGCATTGGCGGTGTGGGACGTGCTCCAGCGGCGGCACTCGGTGCTGCGCAACTACCCGCTGCTGGGCCACCTGCGGTTCGCCCTGGAGGCCGTCCGGCCCGAGGTGCAGCAGTACTTCGTGGAGCGCGACGTGGACGGCCGCCCGTTCGACCGGGACACCCGGAGCATCGTCTACCAGCGGGCCAAGGGCACCGACGCCGAGGAGCCGTTCGGCACCGAGCTGGACGTGTACGAGCCCGGCCGCGAGTTCCTCGTCCCGTCGCTGGCCCCGGTCGCGGTGCCCGAGCGGGCGCCCCGGGTGCGGATCGGCGGACCGGACTGCACCAAGCCGTACGACATGGCGCTGCTGAACGTCTCGGCGATGAGCTTCGGCTCGCTGTCGGCCAACGCGGTGCTGGCCCTGAACGCGGGCGCGGCGCGGGGCGGTTTCGCCCACGACACCGGCGAGGGCGGCCTGTCGGAGTACCACCTGCGGCCGGGCGGCGACCTGGTCTGGGAGCTGGGCACCGGCTACTTCGGCTGCCGGACCAGGGACGGCGGCTTCGACCCGGCGCAGTTCGCCGAGAAGGCCGCCCACCCGCAGGTGAAGTGCCTGTCGCTGAAGCTCGGCCAGGGCGCCAAGCCCGGCATCGGCGGGGTGCTGCCCGGTCCGAAGGTGAACGCCGAGATCGCGAAGGTGCGCGGCGTGCCGCAGGGCGAGACGGTGATCTCGCCGCCGTACCACCGGGTCTTCTCCACGCCGCGCGAACTGGTGCTGTTCCTGGCCCGGATGCGGGAGTTGGCGGACGGCAAACCGGTCGGGTTCAAGCTGTGCGTGGGCTCGCGGCGGCAGTTCCTCGCGGTGTGCAAGGCGATGCTCGCGGAGGGCGTCACCCCGGACTTCATCGTGGTGGACGGCGCGGAGGGCGGCACCGGCGCGGCCCCGCTGGAGTTCGCCGACCACGTCGGGACGCCGCTGACCGAGGGCCTGCTGACGGTGCGCGACGCGCTGTTGGGCACGGGGCTGCGGGAGCGGATCAGGATCGGCGCCAGCGGCAAGGTCGCCACCGGCGGCGACCTGGTGAAGCGGCTGGTGCAGGGCGCCGACTACACCAACGCGGCGCGCGCCATGATGTTCGCGCTCGGCTGCATCCAGGCGCAGCGCTGCCACACCAACACCTGCCCGGTCGGCGTGACCACCCAGGACCCGCGCCGGGCCCGGGCGCTGCACGTGGGCGACAAGTCGCTGCGGGTGGCCCGCTACCAGGAGGCGACGGTCAAGAGCGCCCTGCAGATCATGGCGGCGATGGGCGTGGACGACCCGGCCCGCCTGCACCCGGAGATGCTGCGCCGCCGCCTGGACCAGCAGGCCGTGCGCTCCTACGCGGAGTTGCACCCGCCGATGGCGCCGGGGCGCCTGCTGGACGAGCCGCCGGAGTCCTGGGCGCGCGACTGGCACGAGGCCGACCCCGACCGCTTCACCGTCTGA
- a CDS encoding NADPH-dependent FMN reductase — translation MTSQPLNLAVIVGSVREGRFGPVVARWISEQAELHGRFTVDLIDLADTPIPLELPAVPPALNPDPTRSEAMEHLARRLAAADAVVVVTPDYNRSFPASLKAAIDWHYTQWQAKPIGFVGYSGASGGLLAIEQLRQVFNELRAHTVRDYVSFPRYYLLFGPDGTLLDPTGPEAAAKSMLDQLDWWGSVLRDARRERPLTA, via the coding sequence ATGACCAGTCAGCCGCTCAACCTCGCCGTGATCGTCGGCAGCGTCCGGGAGGGCCGCTTCGGCCCCGTGGTCGCCCGCTGGATCTCCGAGCAGGCCGAACTGCACGGCCGCTTCACGGTCGACCTGATCGACCTGGCCGACACCCCGATCCCGCTCGAACTCCCCGCCGTCCCACCGGCCCTGAACCCCGACCCGACCCGCTCCGAGGCGATGGAACACCTCGCCCGGCGCCTCGCCGCCGCCGACGCGGTGGTGGTCGTCACCCCCGACTACAACCGCAGCTTCCCGGCCTCCCTGAAGGCCGCCATCGACTGGCACTACACCCAGTGGCAGGCCAAGCCGATCGGCTTCGTCGGCTACAGCGGCGCCAGCGGCGGCCTGCTCGCCATCGAGCAACTCCGCCAGGTCTTCAACGAGCTGCGGGCCCACACGGTGCGCGACTACGTCTCCTTCCCGCGCTACTACCTGCTCTTCGGCCCGGACGGCACCCTGCTCGACCCCACCGGGCCGGAGGCCGCGGCGAAGTCGATGCTGGACCAGCTGGACTGGTGGGGTTCGGTGCTGCGGGACGCGCGGCGGGAGCGGCCGCTGACCGCCTGA
- a CDS encoding MFS transporter: MTDSTTVPAASASAPAPVPAQAAAPPGAPHPATLPIVLVGVFLSGLDFFIVNVAVPAIRLDLHATDAQIQLVVAAYALAYGVGLITGGRLGDLYGRRRVLALGMTLFTAASAAAGAAPTAELLIAGRVLQGAAAALMAPQVIGIITTSYQGQARTRALSWYAAAAGIAAVFGQLIGGVLIRTDVLGLGWRACFLVNLPIGLAAAVAAARLLPESKAPGRSRPDLLGLLLATAALTAVCLPLIEGRERGWPLWTWLLLAAGPPLLAAFAVQQRRLARTGGSPSLDLSLFRERAFTAGLAAQLIFWASMASYFLVFALYLQQGRHLAPISSGLVFSVLGVGYVAASATARHLAARIGRHAITAGCALRAAGLLLELWAVADTATSLWWLVPGLLLDGCGMGLSFAPLTATVLARVPAASAGSAGGVLTTGLQVGNALGVALIGLVFYRVLADTPGLDAVPAAFRACLLYVLAATALLALVVQALPGRKAAGR, encoded by the coding sequence ATGACCGACAGCACCACCGTGCCCGCCGCCTCTGCCTCCGCTCCCGCCCCCGTCCCCGCCCAGGCCGCCGCGCCACCGGGCGCGCCGCACCCCGCCACCCTGCCGATCGTCCTGGTCGGCGTGTTCCTCTCCGGACTCGACTTCTTCATCGTCAACGTCGCCGTCCCCGCCATCCGGCTCGACCTGCACGCCACCGACGCCCAGATCCAACTCGTCGTCGCCGCCTACGCGCTGGCCTACGGCGTCGGCCTGATCACCGGCGGCCGGCTGGGCGACCTGTACGGGCGCCGCCGCGTCCTCGCGCTGGGCATGACCCTGTTCACCGCCGCCTCCGCCGCCGCCGGCGCCGCCCCCACCGCCGAACTGCTGATCGCCGGACGGGTGCTCCAGGGCGCCGCCGCCGCCCTGATGGCCCCCCAGGTGATCGGCATCATCACCACCTCCTACCAGGGCCAGGCCCGCACCAGGGCGCTGAGCTGGTACGCCGCCGCGGCCGGGATCGCCGCCGTGTTCGGCCAGTTGATCGGCGGCGTGCTGATCCGCACCGACGTGCTGGGCCTGGGCTGGCGGGCCTGCTTCCTGGTCAACCTGCCGATCGGCCTGGCCGCCGCCGTCGCCGCGGCCCGGCTGCTCCCGGAGTCCAAGGCCCCCGGCCGGTCGCGCCCCGACCTGCTCGGGCTGCTGCTGGCGACCGCCGCGCTGACCGCCGTCTGCCTGCCGCTGATCGAGGGCCGGGAACGCGGCTGGCCGCTGTGGACCTGGCTGCTGCTGGCCGCCGGACCGCCGCTGCTCGCCGCGTTCGCCGTCCAGCAGCGCCGCCTGGCCCGGACCGGCGGCTCGCCCTCGCTCGACCTCTCCCTGTTCCGGGAGCGCGCCTTCACGGCCGGCCTGGCCGCCCAGCTGATCTTCTGGGCGTCGATGGCCTCGTACTTCCTGGTGTTCGCGCTCTACCTCCAGCAGGGCCGCCACCTGGCACCGATCTCCTCCGGCCTGGTGTTCAGCGTGCTCGGCGTCGGCTACGTGGCCGCCTCCGCCACCGCCCGGCACCTGGCCGCCCGGATAGGCCGGCACGCCATCACGGCGGGCTGCGCGCTGCGCGCCGCCGGGCTGCTGCTGGAGCTGTGGGCCGTCGCCGACACCGCGACCAGCCTCTGGTGGCTGGTGCCCGGCCTGCTGCTGGACGGCTGCGGCATGGGCCTGTCCTTCGCCCCGCTGACCGCCACCGTGCTGGCCCGCGTCCCGGCCGCGAGCGCGGGCTCGGCCGGCGGCGTGCTGACCACCGGCCTCCAGGTCGGCAACGCCCTCGGCGTCGCCCTGATCGGCCTGGTCTTCTACCGCGTCCT
- a CDS encoding C40 family peptidase, translating to MSRGTPRSWRAAALLVATLLLVPGVPAAAEPAPAPPAGVGAGAGAGAGADAGVGAGVGAGVDAGFDQLARDVDEARHAAEAAEQHYTAAAAESARRRQLSTDAARQVGDQRARLDEAESEAARLVSEQYRSGGLGPLARLFLSDGPEDFLDRQQHATADSRSAATVLRDLREARNRMVLFAEQAAQAEQSASDAAQEAQRSLERAKDGVARTEQLLAAATAEQLGRLEQRENALADGAARQLLAVGPGGGASAAGRKAIDFALAQRGRPYLWGGTGPDAYDCSGLTSQAWQAAGVPIPRTSQQQWAGLRHVALRDLRPGDLVIYHGDASHVALYLGGGTVVHAPHTGTVVKLAPVAMLPVLGAVRPDPDAPAAPTAPAASPPPSAPPS from the coding sequence GTGTCCCGTGGCACACCCCGATCCTGGCGGGCCGCGGCCCTGCTGGTGGCAACGCTCCTGCTGGTACCGGGGGTTCCGGCCGCCGCCGAGCCCGCCCCGGCACCCCCCGCCGGGGTCGGTGCGGGGGCCGGGGCCGGTGCGGGGGCCGACGCGGGGGTCGGGGCCGGGGTCGGCGCCGGGGTGGACGCGGGGTTCGACCAACTGGCCAGGGACGTCGACGAGGCCCGGCACGCGGCCGAAGCCGCCGAGCAGCACTACACCGCCGCGGCCGCGGAGTCGGCGCGGCGCAGGCAGCTCTCGACGGACGCCGCCCGGCAGGTCGGCGACCAGCGCGCCCGGCTCGACGAGGCCGAGTCGGAAGCCGCCCGGCTGGTCTCCGAGCAGTACCGCAGCGGCGGACTCGGCCCGCTCGCCCGGCTGTTCCTCTCCGACGGCCCCGAGGACTTCCTCGACCGCCAGCAGCACGCCACCGCCGACTCGCGCAGCGCCGCCACCGTGCTGCGCGACCTGCGCGAGGCCCGCAACCGGATGGTGCTGTTCGCCGAACAGGCCGCGCAGGCCGAGCAGTCGGCGTCCGACGCCGCGCAGGAGGCCCAGCGCTCCCTGGAGCGGGCCAAGGACGGCGTCGCCCGCACCGAGCAGCTGCTCGCCGCCGCCACCGCCGAACAGCTCGGCCGGCTGGAGCAGCGCGAGAACGCCCTCGCCGACGGCGCCGCCCGGCAGCTGCTCGCCGTCGGCCCCGGCGGCGGGGCCTCCGCGGCCGGGCGCAAGGCCATCGACTTCGCGCTCGCCCAGCGCGGCAGACCGTACCTGTGGGGCGGCACCGGCCCGGACGCCTACGACTGCTCCGGCCTCACCTCGCAGGCCTGGCAGGCGGCCGGCGTCCCGATCCCGCGCACCAGCCAGCAGCAGTGGGCCGGCCTGCGCCACGTCGCCCTGCGCGACCTGCGCCCCGGCGACCTGGTCATCTACCACGGCGACGCCAGCCACGTCGCCCTCTACCTGGGCGGCGGCACCGTCGTCCACGCCCCGCACACCGGCACCGTGGTCAAGCTCGCCCCCGTCGCCATGCTCCCCGTCCTGGGCGCGGTCCGCCCCGACCCGGACGCCCCGGCGGCCCCGACCGCCCCGGCCGCCTCCCCGCCCCCGAGCGCCCCGCCGTCCTGA